The segment GCCGCCGGAAAGGCAACGACTCCGGTAAAAGAATTACTCGACGCATCACGCACGCCCAGGAAAATTAGTTCATTGCCGGCATCATAGGCAATGGCAGCACCGCCAAAATCGCTGATACCCGTTGGGAATACCCCCGGCGTGGTAGTGTTATTGATCAAGCTCCAGGTTTCAGTCTGCGTATCGAGTAACGCTACCCCGGCCTTACAAGAAGCTACTATCGTTCCGGTTGGCGTTGCCGTAAGGCACCGGAATTGAGCGTCTTGCGGTCCACCGGCAATAATTCCGGATGGCAAATACCACTTAACCGCGCCGCTCGTCAAATCCACCGAAAGAACACCCCAGTAGTTTCCTTGACCATAATTGGTGGTATAGTTCCACTGCCCGGCATAAAGTTTTCCCCCGACAATCACCGGATGCCCCGCACCACAATAGGAGAAATTCGGCAGACTGTCCTGGTAATAATAATGCCGGTATAGCCCTCCGCCACTTAGCAAAAACACCCGAATGCTGCCGGCCCAACGGTTTGTACTGATAAGGCCTTTGGTACAATAGATCAAATACCCATTTTCTTTATCCAGCACCATACTGTCTGCCGTAGCATCGAGGACATCCGGGATCGTCGAATCAAACACATAGGTAGTAAAGGTCGTAGCCACGGTACAAGACGGATTGGCCTGGGTGTAATCCAAAGTCAGTATTTTAGCGACGCCGCTATTTCCTGTTTTCAAAAAAGCAAAATATAGCATGTTCGACGCCGAATCTACCTGAATCCCTCCAAGATATTCCGTATGATATTGGCTGCTCCAAGGAACATTGGTTACATTCTGCGTAAGGCCGTAGGTGCTGTTATCTTCCAGCGACAGGATTCTCAGGGTGTTGGCGGAATCATCGAGCACCAAAATCTGCGCATCCTGCGCTATCATGGCTAGAACCGCGCCATCTCCATGACAATAGAACACATGATTTTCCCGAAAAAACATCGGTATGGCCGGCACCGTATTGGCATTCCAAAACCGATCGAGCGTCCAGGTATCAACGTCAATGCGCACAATGCCATAGATGCCTTTATTACCAACACCATTATTGCCATACACTGCATAAAGCTTACGAGTAGACGGATTGAAATGCAGACCTCTTATAGCCTGACTGCTCTCATCCGTCCAGTACGGACTGGATTTATCCATGATAAGTGAGGTCTTGACCGAGTCATAGGCCAGTACGATTTGAGTGGCCAACTTCTGCACCACCGCAGGTCTTCTGGCAATTTCCGAAGGAACCGTGAAGCTTGTCAGGCTCACCGCCGCACTCCAGGTGGCTCCGTCATCACTACTTTTGCTGTAATAAAGGTTATAAACGGCGGTAGCATCCATGTCTCCGGCATTCATATACGTAAAAAACAGCCAAAGCGTTCCGTCCGCTTGCCGAAGCAGATACGTGTCCAGCTTCTTTCGGCTGGATAGAATCCCGGAAATAGCAGGCTCAACAGCCGACGACCAACTGCCGCCGGGAGCGGAAGCCGTCATCTTATACAGCTTGCTCCCCGGCGTCCAGTAGAGAGTCCCCAATACTGAAGCGGCCCCGCCGCTAAAGGCAGTCTTCTTTAAGCGCGTTCCGTCAACGGTCAAGGTCAGGATGTTTCCGGCCGTTCCCGCTGTTAAGGAGGTTAAGGTAAGACTTCGCTCGACTCTGGTCGCACTGGCTTTAGTACTGGCAACGGTGCCGGTACCATAGCGCACTCCCGCTCCGGTTCCTTCAAAGGTTCCCTCTGTAATGGCGCAGCGCAAATTCTCAGCGCAGATCTCGCGGCCCAGCGTATCGATTTTGACTTCATTGGCAACAGCCGGCGTAGATAAAATGGTCCGCCAGGTATAGGTCTTATCCCCCATCACCACCGTGTCACCATCGAGCGGCATCCCTTCAACCGTAATCGTTCCTGTCGCAAAGCGGGCCGCCGTTACCGAATACCAAAACTTCTGCCCAGCCCAATAGGTGCCGGAAGCAAAGGTAATGGTGGTTCCTTCGGTAATGGTCTGGGACGAACCAGTCATGGTGATCTCGCTCGACCAAGCCCCTTCTCCTTTTTTCCATTTGAACTTCGCCGTGGTCTGGGTGCCGTCTGCGGTAACTTCGATCGTAATTAGGCTGTCGTTGGTGCCAATATAGGTGCCGCCGCGTGTTGCCGATATGGTCATATCCTGAATGTAGGTCACCAAATAGCCGCTGCCGGTTCGACAAATGGAGGGCGAGTAAAGGGCGAACGTCTGCGCCGACTTAATGCTGTATTGAGAAACGCCGGAACCATCATAGGAAAAAACCGCAACCTTCAGATTGTACTTACCGCTACTATCCAGCAGCACATAGGCTAACACCAGATTCCCGTCCGCCATCTCCGTCAGCGACAAATCATAGAACTTTCCGCTTCCGGTAGCTACAAACAAATCTGCATAATAAAACTCCACCCGCTGGGTATCGGTATAGACTAGCTTGACGCTTCTTGCCGGATAATTAAGGACATCAAATTCATCTTGCGTATAGGCGGCAATCAGGCGGCCGCTGGAATGCAAAAGGCTTGCGGCCCCTGTCTGATCCAGCGTCTGCGCATCTAAGCGCTGGCCGACTAATGGCAAGTCTTCGGCAAACTGTCCCGCTTTAATTTCCACAAGCGGATAGCGACTGGCGTTATCCTGGGCGCTCAAAAGCGCTGGGCTTAAACTATTAGCCATTAGCTCACCACCTCTTCTAATAAAATCAGAGTCATGGAGACATTAAGCATATACTCGTTATTTTTATCAAACAAAAGCGCCCCGTCAAAAGCGGTAATCTTCACCAGATACACCTTGCCGCCGATGCCGCTATCCCATATAACGACAGCCCCCGCCTGGTACAAGGCATCCAGTGTTTCAAAAAGAGCTACCGTCATGGATTTCCAGGTCAGCTTGATTTCCTTGCCCGCAAGAAAGCTACCCCAATCAAAGACCGCCACACCGCCATAGGTGCTCACCACGGCAATAGCTCTGACGGCTCTTGGCTTCGTGCACTCTAAGGGCGTATAAATTTCCGGCAAGGTAATACCCCCAAGAATCATGCCCTCGCCTCCTCGAAGATAATGCGCTGCACCAGCTCGGTAATTTCACAACGAAGACGCCCGGCCAGGCGGGGACTCGTTTCACCGACCACACTGACAGGCACGCTGATTTGATGGTAGGTGTCGCCGTTTTGCAGCAACCGCTTGGTATCCGGCGCATTATACACATAACCGCCGCGGTTGAAGTTGATTAGCTCTGGACCATTCTCGCCCACCAACGCATACCCACCGGCATAATTTCCGCCGGACGCAAAACCAGGCAGCATACTATTGCCGCCCAAGTTGGCGAAGCTGCTGCCAAAAAGGCCCATCATAATTCTAGCGGCCAGCCAGCGGGCAATCATATCGTTAATCATCTTCAGTACGCTTTTGGCCAGATCGCTAAAGGCGTCGCCAATGGACTTGGTGCCGTTTAAGACATCCGAAAAAAAGGTGGAAAAGCCGTTATAAAGACCATCTGTAAGCTCTGCCATATAGGACATGGAGGACCGATGCGCTTCTTGCCAAATTTTATAATACGAGTCGATCAGCTGCTGCCGCCCGGACAGTTCCCGCTCCTGCATGGCTTCTTCCTTATTGAGCAGTTCCTGAAAGCGCACCAAATCGCCGTCTTCTCTAGCCCGATCGAGGTCTTCTTGAAACTTGACGCGCTCATAGTGCAAATCCTTAATCCGCTGGTTTTTCTCTTCTTCAATGGCGATCTGCTCGGCGGCCATCTGGCGGCTAAAATCCACCATGCCGGTTTCCGTAAAAGCAAACTGAATACCGTTGGCTTCCCAGGCTGCGCGAAACTGTTCTTGCTGCTGGGCGGTTCCGTCCGCATACTCTAGCGCCAAATCCCGGTAGCGTTTTTGCACCTCATCAATTTGCCGCACCGCATCGTTTTCAAGGTCAAACTTTTGCTTAGAGACACCCGTAAGTCCGATCGCGCCGATTTTTTCGCGCAAGTTCTTTGCCATATCCGACGCTTGGTCAAAAATCCGATTTCGCTCTTTCTGCTCATCTAAGAGGATCTTTTTCTTCTTGAAAGCATAGATTTCGTTTAGACGCAACACATCGCGCTCATAGTTTTCATTAGCTTCTTTGGATTCGTTCAAGGTTCCCATTTCGTCAGCATACCAGGCATCCAAAGCTTCTAGCTTCGTCGCGGTCAGCTGCATCCATTCCCGCTCAATGGCTTTACTGGCCTGCTCAGCTTTTCGCTGCAGTTTTTCGAACGCCTTATCGCCAGAGCCGCTACCTTTTTCCTCACCGGTGCTGCCTGCCGGAGTGGCATTGCTTAGACCGGCAAACTTCGTATTGGGCTTTTTCATAGGCGGCAAAAGCGAAGAAATATCTTTCTTCGTAAAACCCCAGTTCCACTTGCCCGCTACCGCTCCAATTTTGCCAAAGCCATCAGTAACCTCGTTAAACCAGTTGCCTACCGACTCTGGAAAGAACTGCTCGAAGAAACTTTTCAGGGGACTCATTTTTTCTACAATCCAGTTAATCCCCTGACCCACTACGTCCTTAATCCCGGCCCAAGCGCCATCAATAAAGTCCACGATTTCATTCCAAACCGCCGCGGTGACTTCACCCGCCGCATTCCAGCCTTCGCCTAAAAAATCAACCACAACCGTTAAGGCTTCTTCAACTAGATTGGTTACCCAGTTCCAAGCTTCCTCGAGGGTACCCACTATGGCATTCCAGGTATCTACGGTCAGCTGGCACGCTGCGTTCCAGGCATCGGTAACGCTGGTAACAACCTGGCTTACGCCTTCTTGCACCGCCCCAAAAATAGCAGTCCAAGCCTCTGATACAGCCTCCGAAATGGAGGTCCACAAATCCTGAAACAGCTCAGCCAACGGCTCCCAGTTCACCCAAATCTCATACGCCAACAACCCCACCGCCGCGCCGATGGCGATAAAGGATAACAACGGAGCCAGCGCGGTCCAAACAGCAATACCAAAGGCGATCATCGCCGGAATGGCCGCACCCAATAACGCTCCGGATAACACAAACACCGACGCAATGAGTTCCGGCGGCACCATACCTTGCAAGGCTTCCTTAACGCCCAGCGTCTTTACGGCCAACGCAAACTGCGTCAGCCAGTCTGCAATATCTTGCAGCTTTTCATTAAGATTCAAGTTCTTGGCAATGCTGTCGCCGATTTCCACCATGACCATGCGCACATTGTCCTTAATGGTGGACAAAAGGCCGGGAATGGTTTTGCTGATGGCTTCCATACCGCCTTGGAATTTAGATTGCATACCCATGAGAAGCGCGTTAATGCCGGTGGTGCTGTCGATGGCTCCTTTTTCGGCCATCTTCATGGCGGTAGGAATATCCGTACCAATAGCTTCGGCCAAGAACTTCCATGCCGGCACACCGGCTTCCGCCAGCTGCATCATCTCTTCCGCCGATACTTTGCCCTTGGCCTGCATCTGGCCGATGGCGTTGGTCAGGCGGCTAATTCCTTCTTCCCCAATACCCAACATCGCCGCCGCATCCCCAATGGACGCCAGCATGGGAATGATATCCTGCGAAGCAAACCCAAAGGCCAAAAGCTTTTTAGTCGCCGTTAACAACCCAGGCAGTTCAAAGGGCGTATCTGCTGCAAAGCTAGATAGATCGGCCAGCATTTCTTCGGCTTTTTGAGCATCTCCTAAAAGTGTGGTTAACGCCTTGCGGCTGGCTTCCATGTCGCCTGCCAGTTTCACGCTGGCTACGCCAAAGGCTCCCAACGCCGCCACCGCGCCGGCTAAACCGGTAGCAATGCTTTCAGACGCCGCCAAAGCATCCGAGCCCAGCCCTTTACGCAGCGCCCGCTTGGTGCTCTCCCACTTTTTTAGAAAGTCGCTATTATCCCCGCCAATAAAAATGGTCATCGACGCATTGCCAGCCATGTTCTCACCCCACTTTCGACAGCAACTCTTGTATAGCCATCTTCGCTTCTTCCTGTGTTGCTCTTTGCTTTTCTTTAGGCTCTCTTCCTAAAAGCATATCCACCGTAACCAGCTTTTTAAGTTCACGCGTCG is part of the Anaeromusa acidaminophila DSM 3853 genome and harbors:
- a CDS encoding tape measure protein — translated: MAGNASMTIFIGGDNSDFLKKWESTKRALRKGLGSDALAASESIATGLAGAVAALGAFGVASVKLAGDMEASRKALTTLLGDAQKAEEMLADLSSFAADTPFELPGLLTATKKLLAFGFASQDIIPMLASIGDAAAMLGIGEEGISRLTNAIGQMQAKGKVSAEEMMQLAEAGVPAWKFLAEAIGTDIPTAMKMAEKGAIDSTTGINALLMGMQSKFQGGMEAISKTIPGLLSTIKDNVRMVMVEIGDSIAKNLNLNEKLQDIADWLTQFALAVKTLGVKEALQGMVPPELIASVFVLSGALLGAAIPAMIAFGIAVWTALAPLLSFIAIGAAVGLLAYEIWVNWEPLAELFQDLWTSISEAVSEAWTAIFGAVQEGVSQVVTSVTDAWNAACQLTVDTWNAIVGTLEEAWNWVTNLVEEALTVVVDFLGEGWNAAGEVTAAVWNEIVDFIDGAWAGIKDVVGQGINWIVEKMSPLKSFFEQFFPESVGNWFNEVTDGFGKIGAVAGKWNWGFTKKDISSLLPPMKKPNTKFAGLSNATPAGSTGEEKGSGSGDKAFEKLQRKAEQASKAIEREWMQLTATKLEALDAWYADEMGTLNESKEANENYERDVLRLNEIYAFKKKKILLDEQKERNRIFDQASDMAKNLREKIGAIGLTGVSKQKFDLENDAVRQIDEVQKRYRDLALEYADGTAQQQEQFRAAWEANGIQFAFTETGMVDFSRQMAAEQIAIEEEKNQRIKDLHYERVKFQEDLDRAREDGDLVRFQELLNKEEAMQERELSGRQQLIDSYYKIWQEAHRSSMSYMAELTDGLYNGFSTFFSDVLNGTKSIGDAFSDLAKSVLKMINDMIARWLAARIMMGLFGSSFANLGGNSMLPGFASGGNYAGGYALVGENGPELINFNRGGYVYNAPDTKRLLQNGDTYHQISVPVSVVGETSPRLAGRLRCEITELVQRIIFEEARA